The segment CGCGATCAGTATGGCCGTGTAGATGCCGGCTGCCGGGGTAGCGGCCCCCGCATCGAAATTGACGATGGAACGGGAAAATCCACCGGTGATGGGAAAGCCACCGGTAACGGACACGGCCACGTTGGACAGCCCCAGCCCGACCAGTTCCTGGTCCGGGTTGATGCGTTGCCTGCGCCGGTTGGCCAGCGTCTCCCCTACCGATATTGATTCCACAAAACTGACGATAGATATCAGCACCGCCGGCCAGAAAAGCTCGGCAATCAGGCCGCGCGACATGCCCGGCAAGGTAACGCCAGGCATCCCCCGGGGAATGTCCCCCACCAGTGCCAGGCCCAGTTCATCGAGTCGCAGGAGATACGTCACAACCGCGGTAATGATCACGGCGATGACAGGTCCACCTTTCACCATCAGTGCCGCGTTGCGGGACGACATGCCTAACCTGATCAGCAGCGGCTTCAGGCCCAGCCGCATGGAGACAATCAACACCAAGGCCAGTACGCCGATGGCCAAGGTATAGAAATTGCTGTGTGAGATTTCCCGTGCCAGTTCCCACACAATGTCCAGCAGATTATGCCCCCCGGCAGAGATACCCAGCAGGTGTTGCAACTGACCGGCGGCGATGATCAGGGCCGAGGCTGTGATGAAGGCGGCGATGACAGGATGGGACAGAAAATTGGTCAGAAACCCAAGGCGAAATAGGCCCAGCAGCAACAGCATGGCGCCACACAAAAAGGCCAGTGTATAGGCTGCACTGACATAATCGGGAGACCCCGCCTCGGCTACCCGCTCCAGCGCCGCCGCAGTCATCAGAGACACTACGGCCACCGGCCCCACCGACAGGGAAGTGCTGGTGCCAAAAAGCCCGTAGGCCAGCAGCCCGAAGATACTGGCATACAGCCCCATTTCCGCAGGCAGTCCTGCCAGCAGTGCATAGGCCAGTGACTGCGGGATCAGCATGATCGCGACGATAATCGACGCCACACCATCCTCAGTCAAACTGGCTGAATTGTACCGCCTGCCCCAATCCAGTATCGGCAGGTACTGCCTGATCGCATCCACCCTGCTACCTTCTCCCGTCTGCCATCACATCGTACCCTGACCTGCCCGCCGCCCCGACTCGAAACAGGCGCGCCAGAAACCGCGAAAATAACTCCGGCAATGGCAATAAAGTCACTGTCACACGGTTGTTACCCACTATGGCTCTCTCAGGTAGCCAAGATGCTTCATATCGAAAGTCGGCTGCACGTGAACGATTTCCGGGTCCGGCTCGATCCGGCTGCCGGTGTCCCCCCTGCCATCGTACTTGACCTGGCTTAACACATAGCGCATCGATTCCAGGCAGGCTTTATCCCGGTCATTTCCCTCGACCACCAGCCACGGATTCCGGCGCGTGGACGTCTTCTCGAACATGGCCAATTTGTAGCGGGTGTATTCGTCCCATTTTGCCTGGGCGAGGGCATCCACCGTACTCAGTTTCCACTGCTTGAGCGGGTTGGTTTTCCGCTCTCTAATGCGTTTTTCCTGCTCGTCTTCATCGATGGAAAACCAGAATTTTATAATCTCCAGCTTATCCTCTTTCAACATGTGCTCCAGCAGCACAACCTGTTCAAGGAAGAATTTATACTGCCTCTGGGTACAAAAACCCATGACCGGCTCCACCACCGCCCTGTTGTACCAGCTGCGGTCGAAAAAAACGATCTCGCCAGGATTGGGCAACTCTTTGATATATCTCTGAAAGTACCACTGACCGCGTTCCAGCTCCGTAGGCTTACTGAGCGCTACAATCCGATAGTGCCGGGGATTTAAAAACCGCACGAAGCGCATAATGGTGCTTCCCTTACCCGCGGCGTCACGTCCCTCGAAAATAATCAGCAGACGTTTGCGATGCTGCCGGACCCACGTCTGCAGGCGCACAAATTCAACCTGCAGGTCCAGGTATTCCGGTTCTGTCTCGAGCGCGTACAACATGGTGCTCCAACCCACTTAAATAACAGTTGAATTATACGACCTAGCCCTGGGCAAGAAGGTTACGCAGATCAATTATCGCGGCATTTGCTCTGGACACGTAATTAGCCATGGTCAGGGAATGATTGGCAAATATACCAAATCCGGAGCCGTTCAGGATGACCGGAAAAAACACTGTCCTCTGACTGTACTCCAGATCCCGGATTATCTGCTCCAGACTGGCTGTCGCATTCTTGTCGGCCAGCACATCGCCAAAATCAATCTCCACGGCACGCAGAAAGTGTACCAATGCCCAGGTAGTGCCACGCGCCTCGTAAAAAACATCGTCTACCTGCAACCAGGGTGTTTTCACCCGTGCTTCGCGCGCCACCCGGGTCGACTGCGCAGCTCCCGGCTCACCGGCGATGTCGGTATTGACCCGCTCCTGGCCGACACTGGCGCTGAGACGCTGTGACAGACTGCCCAGCCTGGATTCCACAGTCAACAGCCAGCCGGCCAGGTTATCGGCGCGAGCAAAGAACTGTGCATCGGCGTCGGCAGGATCGCCGATCCGTTGCAGATAGGAGGAGAACAGATCGATGGCTTTACGGTATTCGCGTTCCGTGGCCGGAAACATCCAGCTGGCGTTGTCAAAGTTGAACAGCGGCTCTGCTTCACGCAGATCCAGATCCTCCTGGGACTGGGATTGAGAGCGACTGAACGATTCGCGGAAAGCCCTGGCAAAATCCCGGACCTGCACCAAGACACCAAATTCCCAGTTGGGAATATTATCCAGGTAGATGCCGGGTACCATAACATCATTGGACAGGTAGCCACCGGGCTTGTCCAGCAGGGTCTCAGCCACACCGATCAAAGCCGCAGTAGAGGCAGCGCCGATCACTGGCGCATTGTCGCTGCCGGCCAGTTTTTGCTCCCGATTCTCCACCACGGAGAACTGGTCCGGCTCGAAACTCCAAAAAACACCCAGAACGACGATAAACAGTGTAATGAACGCCAGAACGGACAGCAGGATCCTGACTATCGGGCTACTGTCATCGCTCTCGTAGGTCGCAGCGGAGTCGCCTGCCTGACTTTGCTCTTCGCCCCTGCCTTCGCCCTCGTCAGCGCCCGCATCCTCGCCGCTGCCCCTGCCAAACAGGGAGGCAATGCGCGCTTTAATAGTGGTAAACATTATCGCTTCTCCGGGACAGTCCTCTGCTCATAACGCTACTTCGTGGACCTCTGACTTCCTGGGGCAGTGGGCTACCAGGGAGCCTCTGTTAAGTACCACAACGCTCTGCGGGGCTACCTAGCTTGGTTCAGCACCCGGACCGGCTTCTGTGTCAGCACCTTCCGGCAATCGCAACCGGATGATAGCCCTTCCACCCAGCTCGATATTACCCCGCAGCCGATAACCATTGGCTCTTTCCCGCAAGGTGCCATAGATCCAGCGTCCTTTCTCATCGCTCGGCGCCGTTATCCAGACGAATGCTTCAAATTCTACAGCCTGCTCAGCGATATCCGCCAACTGTTCAACCAGGTAGTCAGACTGAGCACTCAGCTGGTCAAGATTCAACTCGAAAACCAGATCACCGGAATTCCGGTCAGCCTCCAGTGCTTTTTCGGCGGCCACGATAGCAGGATCGTCACGATCCACGAAGCGGGCTCTGTCGATATACTCCGCCGCCGCCGCAAACCTGCCCTGACGACTGGCAGTCGCCGCCAGCTCCAGGTATCTGGCCACGATACGCTGCAGCCCTTCGAGTGCCAGATCGTTCTCAGGGTCGAGTGCCAGCACACGCCGATAGCGGGTGTACGCATTGTCATTAACAGGGATCAGCAGTCGGTCCTGGTCCAGCGCCTGCAGGGCATCGTATAAAAGATCGCCAAGCAGCCGCTGACGACGAAAAGAAACCTGCCATTCCTGCACCGTTTCAGCACCCTGAACCACCTCAGCCACAGGGGCTTCCGCCGCGGCCGGATCCGGTTCTGGAACAACCTGTTCATCGTTTCCGGCCTGGCACCCGGCCAGGACACTTACCAGCAATAAGCGGGCTAACCAGCGCGCCTTGCTCGAAGACCAGAACATCATCAACCTCAACTCACCTAACCGATCAATTCACTAAAGGGAATAAAGCTGAGCATATCCCCCGCTGTTACCGAAGTAAACGGGGGTAATACTGCCAGGCCATCGGCCTGGCTCAAAGACGAGCCCGCGCCAGAACTTTGATTGTCGACAATCTGCAATTCCCCACCACCGTCTCGCGACCACAGAACCACCCGCAAATATTCCTGTCTATCGCCGCTGCTGTAGTCGAACGCAACCGGCAATCTGAAGCTCAAGGGCTCATGGCTTCTGGCACCACTCATGGCCAGCAAGGCCGGACGAACCAGCAACACAAAGGTAACGAACGCCGATACGGGATTACCCGGAACGCCGAAAAAAGGTCTGCCTTTGACTTCTCCCCAGGCAAACGGCTTGCCCGGCTTGAGCGCCAGCTTCCAGAGGTCAATCCGGCCCAACCGCTGTACGGCAGCCTTCACGTGATCTTCCTCGCCCACCGAAACCCCACCACTACTTAGCAGGCAGTCAGCCTCTCCGGCAGCCCGGGCAAATTTTTCGACCGTGGTATCCAGCCCATCTCCAACCGTGCCGCAGTCAACCACCTGCATCCCTAAACCAGCCACCAGGGCAGACAGGAGGTAAAAGTTCGAGTTGTAGATTTGACCGGCTTCGAGTGAGGTGCCTGGTCGCACAAGTTCATCGCCGGTGGTCAGAATAGCAACCTTGAGTGGTTTCCGCACTGCCAGTCTGGCTATGCCGCAAGAGGCAAGAACATGCATGTCATGGGCACGCAATCTGTGGCCGGCTTTGAACAGCAGGGTTCCCGCCGGGATATCGTCGCCTCGCGATCGGACGTTTTCACCAGCCGCGACACGCTGCAGAATCGTGACCGACTGGCCCGCCGGCTGCGTATTTTCCTGCATCACCACCGCATCAGCACCGGCTGGTAAGGGTGCGCCGGTGAATATCCTGGCCGCCGTGCCGGATTGCAAGGGTTCACCAGCCTGGCCTGCCGGTATCCGCTGGCTGACCGCCAATGTGACCGGAATCTGGCTCACTGCCTGTGAGTTCACCGCGTAGCCATCCATCGCACTGTTATCCGATGCCGGCACATCCACCGCCCCATACAGATCATGGGCCAGAATCCTGCCGTCGGCCTGCGTCAGCTCCACGGTTTCCGGCAGCGCCAGCAAGGGCAGATCTTCACGCAGGCGAGTCAGGGCTTCTTCTATAGGCGTCAACCGGGAATTCATCGCCAGCAACCCCTCAATGCAAACTTCTCGAACTCAGTGTATCCGGCAGCTTCACCGGCTTGTCCTCACCGGGCCGGGTGTCCTCTTCGCCAACGGCTTCGACGCCCCCTTTACCCTGATAAATGGTTTTAATCGCCGCACGGAGACTTTTGTGCCAGGAACGTTGCTTGATGCCAAAGGTGTCAAATATTTTTTTGCACGACAGTGTTGAGTTCGCGATCTCGGGCAGCGTGGGGAAAACTTCACTCATAGTGAAATTGTCGAGGAACTGGTAAATCTTTTCATCATGCTGAGATGCGTACTTGAGCACCTGCTGGACAAACTCGATTTCGGTCTTGGTCTCCAGACCACAATAGTGATACTCACCCCATACGCTGGCTTCACAATCCACCTGCCGACACACTGCCAGAATCACCCGGGCGACATCCTCGTTGGGGGTCGGACTGAAGCGTCGCTGCAGCACCGCCAGCTCTCCACCCTGTTTCTTGCACAGCCGAATCCAGGATTCAATGATGTCGTACTGGCGGCGCCCGAAAGTCCAGCCAACCCGAATAATCACGTGTTTGGCCAGTTTCTTCACTGCCAGCTCGCCCTGCAGGGCTGTGCTTCCATACACACCAACCGGGCTGGTAGCGTCCTGCTCGTTGTACCCGAGCCGCTTCCCGCCGTCGAAAACGTAACAGGTGGACAGGTGCAACATGGGAATACCCTGACGCTCACAGATGCCGGCCAGCAGGGCGGGATGATCTCTTTGCACCAGCGCGCATTCCTGTCGCGCAGTCTCCGCCGCAACAAGTGCCGTCTGGGAGCCTGGCTCGAAAGTGTGCAGGTTGATCAACTGGTCGGGGTGATAGCTCTTTATAAACTGATCAAGCACGGAGTTATCCGCAGATTGCAACAGGCTTGCCGGCAGCAGGGAGAAGTTCACCCCCTGTTGTGTCAACAACTCCAGAAGTTCCTGTCCAGTGGGCGACTCGGCGCCCGCAATCATCAATTTCACTTGGAAAACTCTCAGCAGCGGCTAGACAGCAGATCAGCTGTCTGACTTCCAGACACCAGGCTTGAAGCGCTAATTATAGGTACCCTGAAGCGTTTTCACTACAGCCGTTGCGTATGTCTGCAGGACGCGCCCGGGAATTGACTCAAGTCACTTTCGCCAAGCGTGCCTGACAAAGTTTCTCGCCGGTGGACGAACTGTAACCCCAGGGGCTTTTGACACCAGCAGACTATCACCAGACGACTGGTATAAGAAGCCCTCTGCTTCGACTGTCACCGTCGAAGCAGAGGGCCATTCAGAAAGGAATGTCGTCGTCGAAGTTATCAAAGTTGGCTGGCGCCTGCTGCGGCTCCGATCTGGGTGCCGCCTGGGACGCCCCAGCCTGTCCAAAGTCCGATGCCCCCTGACCTGCACCCCGGGAATCCAGCATCTGCATCTCGTTCGCGACTATCTCGGTAGCATAACGCTTGACACCATCCTGCTCCCAGGAGCGGGTCTGAAGGCGACCCTCTACATACAGCTTTGAGCCCTTTCGAACGTATTCGCCGACAATCTCGGCCAGACGGTTGAAAAATACCACCCGATGCCACTCGGTCTTCTCGACGTTCTCACCGGAACTCTTGTCTTTCCAGGACTCTGAGGTGGCCAGAGTCAGGTTCACTACGGCACCCCCGGTTGGCATATACCGAACTTCCGGGTCACCGCCCACGTTACCGACCAGTATTACCTTGTTTACACCTCGACTTGCCACCTTGACCTCCCGTCAGAATAATCCGCCTGTTTGCTCTGGTAAGTCTATACCATGAGGCTGGCATAGAGAAATAAATCGGCGGATTAAAACAAGGGCCATCTCCAGAAACTTCTGGTCAAGTTGGACTTATCGGAGGACCGGTAAGGTAAGGGCCGTGCATACTGGATGACCTCCTGGTGTCGTTCCTTGCCCGTGCTATTCATGCGTATCGTCCTGCTGACTGACAATGATGCTCGGCGGAAGAGGTTCAGGATTTGTGGGCTTTCCAGTGCTGATCATTACGCTACAACTTTGTTTCAACAGACTTTGAGCGCTTTGAGAAGCTGAAGGTTTAAGGCGTTCGCCTCTCACCCTGCCGCTGGCCCACTATGAAATTGGTTACGCCGCCACCCCCCGGCTGGAAACCTGGCATTTTTGCGAACAGTGAGGTGCTGGCTTCTGAATCGAAGACTCGATCAACTTGCATTCACTGCCATGCTTTATCTGATATCACCGAGACAAGGCGCATCAGATAAGCAGCCGTGACAGGAAAGAATCGCATCCGGCAGTCCAGGAGCAAAACAAGGCTGCTCTTGGTTGAAGCCAGGACGCATCAGACTTCACCTCACTCGAGGCGGCTGACCAGGCTGTGACCCGCGGCGATCAAAGACCAGCGCCGAGTGAAGAAAAATGACCGCCTTCCAGGGCATTTTTCGTAGTGAGGGTACCCCGGAGGGGCGCGGTCTGCCGCGGGCCACAGCCTGGTCAGCCGCCGCCGCTCGAAGCCCGAATACTCTCACGATTCAGCTGTCTATGATTCACGAAAACTCTGCTGGAACTACTTTAATCCTTTGCAACAATTAACCAGAGCCTGCACAGACCAATGTGAAAGAAAGAAAAGAACTTCCGTTAATTCGAGGATCAGCTTTACTCCCGTAAGCAATTCTTCAGATAATGGGCGGTTTGTTTTCCAGACAGTGCAGCCAGGCGGTTCATGGATAAGATAATTGTCAGGGGTGCCCGCACCCACAATCTCAAGAACATCAATGTCACCATCCCCCGCGACAAACTGGTGGTGATCACCGGGCTGTCCGGATCGGGGAAATCGTCTCTGGCGTTTGACACCCTCTACGCGGAAGGGCAGCGGCGCTACGTGGAGTCGCTCTCAACCTACGCGCGCCAGTTTCTATCCATGATGGAAAAGCCCGATATCGATCACATCGAGGGGCTGTCGCCGGCCATTTCCATCGAGCAGAAATCCACCTCCCACAATCCTCGCTCCACCGTAGGGACCATCACCGAGATCTACGACTACCTGCGCCTGCTGTTCGCCCGGGCCGGCGAACCCCATTGTCCTGAGCACGGTCTCAAACTCGAGGCACAGACAGTCAGCCAGATGGTCGATCAGGTCATGTCCCTGCCGCCGGACAGCCGGCTCATGGTTCTGGCACCGATCATCCGGGACCGCAAGGGTGAACACCTGCATGTTTTCAGCGAGCTCAGAACCAGTGGTTTTATCCGGGCCCGGGTCGATGGGCTGGTTTGCGAGATCGAGTACCCGCCAGAGCTGGAAAAAAACAAGAAGCATAATATCGAGGTGGTCGTCGACCGCCTCAAGGTCAAGGAAGGCATCGAACAGCGCCTGGCCGAAAGTTTCGAAACCGCCCTGCAGCTGGCGGATGGTCTGGCACTGGTCAGCTTCATGGATGACGACGCCGGGCAGCCGGACCTGGTGTTTTCCTCGCTTTTTGCGTGTCCCCAGTGCGGACACAGCATCAGCGAACTCGAGCCACGGCTGTTCTCCTTCAACAATCCCGCCGGGGCCTGCGCCAGTTGTGACGGCCTTGGCGTCAAGCAGTATTTCGACGAACAGCGTATCGTGGTGGATTCGGCACTGTCTCTGGCCGAGGGCGCAATCCGCGGCTGGGACCGACGCAACATGTACTACTTCCAGATGCTCAACTCACTGGCTGATCACTACGGCTTTCAGCTCGACAAGCCCTTTGAAAAGCTGACCAAAAAGCACCAGGAAGTCATCCTCAAGGGCAGTAGAGGTGAAAACATCGACTTTCACTTCGTCAATGACCGGGGCGATACGGTTGTCCGCAGCCATCCCTTCGAAGGCATCCTGCCGAACATGGAACGCCGCTACCGGGAGACCGAGTCTTCCATGGTCCGTGAGGAGCTGACCAAGTTCCTCAGCTCCCAGTCCTGTCCCGATTGCCAGGGCACGCGCCTGCGGAAAGATGCCCGCCACGTGCTTATCAAGGGGCAGAACCTCCCCGGCATCACGGCCATGACAGTGGCACAGTCGACGGACTATTTCCGGAAATTAAAGCTGCAGGGCAAGCAGGCCCGGATTGCGGAAAAGATTCTCAAGGAACTGCAGGCAAGGCTGAAATTCCTGGTGGACGTAGGGCTGAATTACCTTACCCTGAATCGCAGTGCCGAGACACTTTCCGGAGGTGAGGCCCAGCGCATCCGGCTGGCCAGCCAGATCGGCGCGGGGCTGGTAGGCGTTATGTACATTCTGGATGAACCATCCATCGGGCTGCACCAACGAGACAACGATCGCCTGCTGAATACGCTATTCCATCTGCGCGATCTGGGTAATACCGTGATTGTCGTCGAACACGACGAAGAAGCCATCCGCAGCGCCGACCATATCATCGACATCGGCCCCGGAGCCGGGGTACACGGGGGGCACATCGTCGCCGAGGGTGCACTGAAAGATATCCTGCAATCCAAGGACTCGCTCACCGGGAAATTTCTGTCCGGCAAGGAAAAGATCAGTATCCCGGAAAAGCGCATTCCTATCGATAAAGAGCGCATTCTTCGGCTAAAAGGGGCCAAGGGTAACAATTTAAAATCTGTTGATCTGGAAATCCCAATCGGCCTCTTCACCTGTGTGACCGGCGTGTCCGGATCCGGCAAGTCGACGCTGATTAACAGCACCCTCTATCCTCTTACGGCGACGCAACTGAACAAGGCAACCACCCTGACTCCTGCTCCTTTCGACAGCATCGAAGGTCTGGAACTGCTGGACAAAGTGGTAGACATAGACCAGAGCCCCATCGGCCGTACGCCACGTTCAAACCCGGCGACCTATACCGGTATCTTCACGCCGGTGCGGGAATTGTTCGCCGGCACCCAGGAAGCGCGCGCACGGGGCTATAAACCGGGCCGCTTCAGCTTCAACGTCAAGGGCGGTCGCTGCGAAGCCTGCCAGGGCGATGGGGTGGTCAAGGTCGAGATGCATTTCCTGCCGGATATTTACGTCGCCTGCGACGTGTGCCGGGGTAAGCGTTACAACCGGGAAACCCTGGAAGTTACCTACAAGGGCAAAAATATCAGCGAAGTGCTGGATATGACCATCGAAGATGCCGCCGGATTCTTCAGCCCGGTGCCGGCTATCGCACGCAAGCTGCAAACCCTGATCGACGTGGGGCTGTCTTATGTCTGCCTCGGCCAGGCCGCCACCACGCTGTCCGGTGGAGAGGCCCAACGGGTCAAACTGTCACGGGAACTGTCCAAACGGGATACCGGCAAGACTCTGTATATTCTCGACGAGCCTACCACCGGCCTGCACTTCCAGGACATCCGCCAGTTGTTGAAGGTACTGCATCATCTGCGGGATCAGGGAAATACCATCGTGGTGATCGAACATAACCTCGATGTCATCAAGACCGCCGACTGGCTGGTCGACCTCGGCCCGGAGGGCGGCAACGAGGGGGGGCAAATCGTAGCCGAAGGAACGCCCGAGCAGCTGGCCCGGGTCAAGGGCTCGCACACCGGTTTTTACATGAAAAAGATACTCGCCTGAGCGGCAGAAAGCCCGCCAGCGAGTGGCACCGGCAGTGGCGGTAAAGACAGCCGCTTTTCCACGTATTCTGTAGGGAATTCATCGAATCGGTGGGTAAAAATGTAACAGTCTGCAATTTTCTGACCCGGTTCCGCTGAACGGCCCCCGAATTCGGGCCATTGTCCCGCCACAAACCCTTCATTCATTTGCATTTTCAGCTGGAAAATCGTACCTTCTGGGGCAGGTATAGATGCGAATACCAAAGCTATCCAGCGTTGTGGCCCGAAAGGGTTGCGACCACTCCTCAAAATAATGAAACGGAGCAATGTCAGTGAACCCTAAACTAACACGCAGACGTTTTATCAAGGGGGTAATTTTCTCCGGTGCCGCCGCTTCAACCGGTGCCAGCTTTTACCTTGCGAACGCCCAGTCCGGGCAGAACGCCGCAGAGCGCTTGATAAACCTTAACGTAAACGGGCGAACCAGGCCTGTCGATGTCCTGCCATCCGAGACCCTTGCCTACACGCTTCGCTACAAGCTTGACCTGACCGGTACCAAGATCGGCTGTAATCGTGGTGAGTGTGGAGCCTGCACGGTGCATATCGATGGCGTCCCCAACTACGCCTGTTCAGTTCTGACTCACAACGTCCGGGGCCGCGCAGTGACCACCATCGAAGGCATCAAGGCCGCCGATGGCACCCTGCATCCGGTACAGGCGGCTTTCGTTGCGGAAAACGCACCGCAATGCGGTTTCTGCACACCGGGCCAGGTGATGTCTGCAGTAGCCTTGTTGCGGGATAACCCCAGGCCGACCAGAGAAGAAGCCATCCAGGCCATGTCTGGCAATCTTTGTCGGTGTGGTGCCTATGAACATTATCTGAATGGCGTGATGCGCGCCTCGGGGCAATTAGTATGACTATGCACATTGGAAAAGATTTCACGCCACCTGATGTGCCTGGCAAGGTCACAGGTGAGATCAAATACGCTGAGGATCACAAGCGCGAAGGCATGGTTTTTGCGCGCATCCTGACGAGCCCCCTGCCCAGCGGCAGGGTAGTCAATATCGACTATGCGGAAGCGTTGCGAATGGACGGCGTAGTGGGTGTTTTTACGGCCGACGATCTGCCTCCCGTGCCACCGCCGGGCAACCCCGCGCTGGCCTCCGACTACGTCACCTTCGTCGGCCAGCCCATTCTGGCGGTCGCGGCCGTCACTGAAGAAATCGCCGAAAGTGCCATTGCACGTATCCGCGTGGACTTCGAGCGGCGAAATTTCGTGGTCGACCCACTGGTCAGCCTCACACCTGGCGGACCGAATGCCTACCCTGAGGGTAACGTACTGGTTCGTACCCAGGAAGAAGGCCCGGAAGGCGCGCCCATCGTCGGCGCCGAAATTCGAGACATCAAGTGGCCTCAGTCAGCCATTGACGCGATCCGGGAAGGCCGCGAGCCAGTCGGCGGCGAGTTTACCCAGGAATGGGCATTCGGTGATGTCGACGCCGGCTTTGCGGAAGCGGCCCACATTATCGAAGAGCCCTTCGTCACCATGGGTTACCCACACCACTCTCTGGAAGCCCGTACCTGTATGGCCTACTGGGAAAATGGCAAGTGCTATTTTGCCGGCTCGTCCCAGAGCCAGAGTGCCAACGACAATGGCCTGGCGCGGATGCTGAATATCCCCGAAGCGGACCTGGTATTCATCAACGAAGCTACAGGTGGTGGGTTCGGTTCCAAGATCGGTCCCTACCCTTACATGGCCATCACCGGTAATTTCGCCCGGATGCTGAACCGCCCGGTGCAGACCCGCATTACCCGGGAACAGGAGTTTTATATCGGTTCTGCGCGCTCCGGCATGCAAGGCTGGATCAAAGTCGGTGTCAAGGCTGACGGCAAAGTTTCCGCAGTCGACCTGGCCATCGTTAACGACGGCGGTGCGACCGGCGGCGGCAGCGGCAACTCCTCTGCCGCGCACGTTACTATTGCCTACCAGCCGGAGTCCATGCGCTACCGGGGAATATCTGTTTATACCAATACCACGCCTCGAGGCGCCCAACGGGGGCCCGGCCAGAATGAAATGGCTTCGGTGCTGGCACCTATCACCGATAAGGTAGCCAGAACTGTTGGTATGGACCGGGTTGCATTTCGTCGTGTCAACGCCGCCAACAGCCAGGGTTTCCAGGGTGGCAGTCGCGGCCCGCTGACCAGCGCCTTCGTCACTGAAGCGCTGGACCAGGGTGAGCGCCTGTTTGGCTGGCAGGACAAGATCAGCCAGCCAAAACGCAACGGCAGCAAGGTACGCGGCGTAGGTATCGGTATCGGCTATCACGGCGCCGGCAGTCGCGGCTATGACGGCCTGGTCCGAATCGCGCCGGATGGCAAAGTGCACATTCACAGCGGCGTCGGTAACCTGGGTACTTATTCCTACGCAGCAACCTGCCGGGTGGCAGCGGAGGCTTTGCAGGTACCCTGGGAAAATTGCGAGATACATAACGCCAGAACTGACCGACACCTGCCCCACAGCTCCGGCCAGGGTGGCAGTAATACCATCTTCACCCACAGTCGGACC is part of the Gammaproteobacteria bacterium genome and harbors:
- the sulP gene encoding sulfate permease; translation: MDAIRQYLPILDWGRRYNSASLTEDGVASIIVAIMLIPQSLAYALLAGLPAEMGLYASIFGLLAYGLFGTSTSLSVGPVAVVSLMTAAALERVAEAGSPDYVSAAYTLAFLCGAMLLLLGLFRLGFLTNFLSHPVIAAFITASALIIAAGQLQHLLGISAGGHNLLDIVWELAREISHSNFYTLAIGVLALVLIVSMRLGLKPLLIRLGMSSRNAALMVKGGPVIAVIITAVVTYLLRLDELGLALVGDIPRGMPGVTLPGMSRGLIAELFWPAVLISIVSFVESISVGETLANRRRQRINPDQELVGLGLSNVAVSVTGGFPITGGFSRSIVNFDAGAATPAAGIYTAILIALVTMFLTPLIYWLPRATLAATIIVAVMSLVDFSLFRQSWNYSRADFIAMMATLVLTLIIGVEVGIAAGVLASVLISLYKTSKPHVAIVGRVPGTEHYRNIERHKVQTFENILSIRIDESLYFANTRYLEELIYETMSHYPKVKHVVLMCTAVNKIDMSALETLLQINRTLDDLGIKLHVSEVKGPVMDRLQRTDFFSRLTGKSYLTQNQAVEDLRDDFMPLSGL
- the ppk2 gene encoding polyphosphate kinase 2 — its product is MLYALETEPEYLDLQVEFVRLQTWVRQHRKRLLIIFEGRDAAGKGSTIMRFVRFLNPRHYRIVALSKPTELERGQWYFQRYIKELPNPGEIVFFDRSWYNRAVVEPVMGFCTQRQYKFFLEQVVLLEHMLKEDKLEIIKFWFSIDEDEQEKRIRERKTNPLKQWKLSTVDALAQAKWDEYTRYKLAMFEKTSTRRNPWLVVEGNDRDKACLESMRYVLSQVKYDGRGDTGSRIEPDPEIVHVQPTFDMKHLGYLREP
- a CDS encoding DUF2333 family protein; translated protein: MFTTIKARIASLFGRGSGEDAGADEGEGRGEEQSQAGDSAATYESDDSSPIVRILLSVLAFITLFIVVLGVFWSFEPDQFSVVENREQKLAGSDNAPVIGAASTAALIGVAETLLDKPGGYLSNDVMVPGIYLDNIPNWEFGVLVQVRDFARAFRESFSRSQSQSQEDLDLREAEPLFNFDNASWMFPATEREYRKAIDLFSSYLQRIGDPADADAQFFARADNLAGWLLTVESRLGSLSQRLSASVGQERVNTDIAGEPGAAQSTRVAREARVKTPWLQVDDVFYEARGTTWALVHFLRAVEIDFGDVLADKNATASLEQIIRDLEYSQRTVFFPVILNGSGFGIFANHSLTMANYVSRANAAIIDLRNLLAQG
- a CDS encoding molybdopterin molybdotransferase MoeA, whose product is MNSRLTPIEEALTRLREDLPLLALPETVELTQADGRILAHDLYGAVDVPASDNSAMDGYAVNSQAVSQIPVTLAVSQRIPAGQAGEPLQSGTAARIFTGAPLPAGADAVVMQENTQPAGQSVTILQRVAAGENVRSRGDDIPAGTLLFKAGHRLRAHDMHVLASCGIARLAVRKPLKVAILTTGDELVRPGTSLEAGQIYNSNFYLLSALVAGLGMQVVDCGTVGDGLDTTVEKFARAAGEADCLLSSGGVSVGEEDHVKAAVQRLGRIDLWKLALKPGKPFAWGEVKGRPFFGVPGNPVSAFVTFVLLVRPALLAMSGARSHEPLSFRLPVAFDYSSGDRQEYLRVVLWSRDGGGELQIVDNQSSGAGSSLSQADGLAVLPPFTSVTAGDMLSFIPFSELIG
- a CDS encoding sugar nucleotide-binding protein translates to MIAGAESPTGQELLELLTQQGVNFSLLPASLLQSADNSVLDQFIKSYHPDQLINLHTFEPGSQTALVAAETARQECALVQRDHPALLAGICERQGIPMLHLSTCYVFDGGKRLGYNEQDATSPVGVYGSTALQGELAVKKLAKHVIIRVGWTFGRRQYDIIESWIRLCKKQGGELAVLQRRFSPTPNEDVARVILAVCRQVDCEASVWGEYHYCGLETKTEIEFVQQVLKYASQHDEKIYQFLDNFTMSEVFPTLPEIANSTLSCKKIFDTFGIKQRSWHKSLRAAIKTIYQGKGGVEAVGEEDTRPGEDKPVKLPDTLSSRSLH
- the ssb gene encoding single-stranded DNA-binding protein; the encoded protein is MASRGVNKVILVGNVGGDPEVRYMPTGGAVVNLTLATSESWKDKSSGENVEKTEWHRVVFFNRLAEIVGEYVRKGSKLYVEGRLQTRSWEQDGVKRYATEIVANEMQMLDSRGAGQGASDFGQAGASQAAPRSEPQQAPANFDNFDDDIPF